The Solanum lycopersicum chromosome 6, SLM_r2.1 genome has a window encoding:
- the LOC101254496 gene encoding putative ABC1 protein At2g40090, whose translation MAGRSMWRATTKLLVATTTLGGGAAAATIASSDDPAMALKLCTNVPLRLYRDSVTAATIAFDYEYSLWGLPEGSAERAKAKHEVHMRGARRLEELCFRNGGIYIKLGQHLGQLEYLVPEEYVRIMRESMLNRCPHSSYDQVHEVVKKELGGAPDEIFDEFDPIPIASASLAQVHVARTRDGQKVAVKVQHTHMTDTAAADYATVELIVNTLHRFFPSFDYRWLIAEVRESIPKELDFLVEAKNSIKCMDNFRKLSPHIADYVYAPKVYWNLSTSKLLTMEYMEAAQVNDLKSIQRLGIQPSDVVKLVSETFAQMMFKHGFVHCDPHAANLLVRPLPSGRRSIFGRRKPQLILLDHGLYKELDYNTRINYAALWKALVYSDADGIKENCVKLGAGDDLYALFAGILTMRPWNKVIDSSVDHLVVKGTDGDRSELQMYASQYFPQITELLRRLPRVILLMLKTNDCLRAVNGSLIQGPSLESFLIIGRVSSEAVLESMLLQKRSLLSWINFWIQKILLEGRVCVMHIAVWLLQLQKALTL comes from the exons ATGGCTGGCAGGTCTATGTGGCGCGCCACAACCAAGCTGTTAgtggccaccaccacccttggTGGTGGAGCAGCGGCGGCCACAATTGCCAGCTCCGACGACCCAGCCATGGCCCTTAAGCTTTGCACAAATGTCCCTCTCCGTCTCTATCGCGATTCCGTCACTGCTGCCACCATTGCCTTCG ATTATGAATATTCACTCTGGGGACTGCCAGAAGGTAGTGCAGAGAGAGCAAAAGCCAAACATGAAGTTCACATGAGGGGTGCACGCAGGCTAGAAGAACTTTGTTTCAGAAATGGTGGAATTTATATTAAGCTTGGTCAACATTTAGGACAGCTG GAGTACTTAGTACCTGAAGAGTATGTACGTATTATGAGGGAATCAATGTTAAATAGATGTCCTCATTCTTCTTATGATCAAGTGCATGAAGTTGTGAAGAAAGAGCTTGGAGGTGCACCTGATGAA ATCTTTGATGAATTTGATCCGATACCAATAGCAAGTGCTTCTCTTGCTCAAGTCCACGTTGCTCGAACGCGTGATGGGCAAAAAGTTGCTGTCAAG GTTCAGCACACACATATGACAGATACTGCTGCAGCAGATTATGCAACTGTGGAGTTGATAGTGAACACATTGCATCGATTTTTTCCTTCCTTTGATTACAG GTGGTTGATTGCTGAAGTTCGTGAAAGTATACCTAAG GAACTAGATTTCTTGGTTGAGGCCAAAAACAGCATAAAATGTATGGATAACTTTCGGAAGCTGTCTCCTCATATTGCAGACTACGTTTATGCACCAAAGGTGTATTGGAATTTAAGCACTTCAAAGCTGTTAACCATGGAATATATGGAGGCTGCACAAGTAAATGACTTGAAGAGCATTCAAAGGCTTGGAATTCAGCCAAGTGATGTTGTAAAGTTG GTTAGTGAGACTTTTGCGCAAATGATGTTCAAACATGGTTTTGTGCATTGTGATCCACATGCTGCAAACCTGCTAGTCCGCCCTTTGCCTTCTGGTCGTAGGAGCATATTTG GAAGGAGAAAACCTCAGTTGATACTTTTGGACCATGGTTTATACAAAGAACTTGATTACAATACCAGAATAAACTATGCTGCACTGTGGAAG GCTTTGGTATATTCTGATGCAGATGGGATAAAGGAAAACTGTGTAAAACTGGGTGCTGGAGACGATCTTTACGCATTGTTTGCTGGGATTCTCACAATGAGGCCttggaataaagtgatagattCTTCAGTTGATCATCTTGTTGTCAAAGGCACAGACGGTGACCGTTCAGAATTGCAG ATGTATGCTTCTCAATATTTTCCACAAATCACTGAACTTCTGAGGAGATTGCCCCGGGTTATTCTTCTAATGCTCAAGACGAACGACTGCTTACGAGCAGTTAATGGGTCATTG ATTCAAGGGCCTTCTCTTGAGTCATTCTTAATCATTGGAAGGGTTTCATCTGAAGCGGTTCTTGAGTCTATGTTGTTGCAAAAGAGATCATTATTATCTTGGATCAATTTTTGGATACAGAAGATCTTGTTGGAAGGCCGGGTTTGCGTAATGCACATAGCAGTGTGGCTTTTACAACTTCAGAAAGCATTGACATTGTGA